The genomic DNA AGCCGAAGCGCTCCACCGAAATCGCCTTGAGGCCGAGATCGTAGACAGCCTTGCCGGGAGAAAGGAGCCGCCAGCGCACGCCCTTCAGCGCATGCGGCACGGCACCCGAAGCGATGCGCTGATCGAGCGCCCGGGTCATCTCGCGGGCGAAGCGCTGCACGCCCGTAAGCGGCTGGGTCAGGAACCGGCCGTTGATGGAAATCGTCTTCACGTGCGCACCCCCTCGATGTGCTGCGCACTCTCGCCGATCTTGATGAAAGGAGGGTTATCGGGATCGCAGCGATCAACGCCGCCCGACCGGCAAAATCGCCTGCGCCATTTGCGCATCGCCGCCGCATCTCCTATATGAGACGCGACTAGGATGCCTGCTCCCGCATCCGGAAATCCCAGAGGTTCCCATGACCGAAACATCCCCGCAGAAGCCGATCCCCGTCACCGTGCTCACCGGCTATCTCGGCGCCGGCAAGACGACGCTTTTGAACCGCATCCTCAGCGAGAACCATGGCCGCAAATACGCGGTCATCGTCAACGAGTTCGGCGAGATCGGCATCGACAACGACCTGATCGTGGAATCCGACGAGGAAATCTACGAGATGAACAACGGCTGCGTCTGCTGCACCGTGCGCGGCGACCTGATCCGCGTGGTGGAAGGCCTGATGCGCCGCCCCGGCCGCTTCGATGCGATCATCGTCGAGACCACGGGCCTTGCCGACCCGGTCCCGGTCGCCCAGACCTTCTTCATGGACGACGACGTGCGCGCCAAGACCGAGCTTGACGCCGTCGTCGCGCTGGTCGACGCCAAGCACCTGCCGCTGCGCCTCAAGGACAGCCGCGAGGCCGAAGACCAGATCGCCTTCGCCGATGTCGTGCTGCTCAACAAGACCGACCTCGTCACGCCCGAGGAACTGGAGCGCATCGAGGCGACCGTGCGCGTCATCAATCCGTCGGCCCGCATCTATCGCACCCAGCGCTCCGAGATCGATCTCGCCAAGGTCCTCGACCAGGGCGCCTTCAATCTCGAAAAGGCGCTGGAAAACGATCCGCACTTCCTCGACCAGGACGATCACGAACACGATCACACCTGCGGTCCGGATTGCGGCCACGATCATCACCATCACCACCATGATCATGACCACGATCACGACCATCATCACCACCACGATGCCCCCTCGCCGATCCACGACGTGACGGTGCAGTCGATCTCGCTGCGCGGCGGCGAGATGAACCCGGATCGCTTCTTCCCCTGGATCCAGAAGATCACCCAGACGGACGGCCCGAACATCCTGCGCCTGAAGGGCATCATCGCCTTTGCTGGCGACGCCGAGCGTTACGTCGTTCAGGGCGTTCACATGATCATCGAGGGCGATCACCAGCGTGCGTGGAAGGAAGGCGAAAAGCGCGAAAGCCGCCTCGTCTTCATCGGCCGTGACCTCGACCGCGAAAAGCTCGAGCGCACCTTCAAGGCCTGCGAGGCGCAGCCGAACTGATGCCGACTGTCGCTCCCCTCGATCTCGAAGGTCACGTCGTCGGCGTGGCCTTTCTCAAAGGCGTCCCCTTCTTCGCCGAAGCCATCGGCGCCATCCACCGCCTCGACCTCGGCCACAAGACGACGGAGGTCCACGAGGGCCTGCTCTCGCTCGTGGTCGACGAAGCCAACGATACGCTGCTGACGGGCGGCGAAGATGGCAAGGTCATGCGCACCGCCGCCGACGGTACCACGGCGCTGGTCGCCGAAGCGCCGCGCAAGTGGATCGCCCAGGTTGCCGCCGGCCCGCAAGGTGCCGTTGGCTATGCCTATGGCAAGACCACGCACGTGAAGCTTGCCGACGGCACGACGAAGGAATTCGCCGAGCAACGCACGGTCGAAGGCCTCGCCTTCGCGCCGAAAGGCCTTCGCGTCGCCGCAGCGCGCTACAACGGCGTGTCGTTGCACTGGGTCGGCACATCGGGCCAGCCGATCGACCTCGAATGGAAGGGCGCCCACACCGGCGTCACCTTCTCACCCGACGGCCGCTTCCTCGTCACCACGATGCAGGAAAACGCGCTGCACGGCTGGAAGCTCGACGCCAAGCCCGGCGCCGAAGCGCGCCACATGCGCATGACCGGCTATCCGGCCAAGGTGAAGTCCTTTTCCTGGTCGGCCAAGGGCAAGTGGCTCGCATCCTCGGGCGCGCCGGCTGCCATCGTATGGCCCTTCCAGGGCAAGGACGGCCCGATGGGCAAGGCGCCGCTCGAACTCGGCACCCGCGCCGACATCATGGTGACCTCCGTCTGCTGCCATCCGGCTGAAGATATCGTCGCCATCGGCTATCAGGACGGCATGATCCTCGGCGCACGCTTTGCCGACAGCAAGGAAGTGCTGCTGCGCCGTCCCGGCAAGGGCGCAATCACCGCCATGGCGTGGAACAAGGATGGCCGGCAGCTGGCCTTCGGCTCGGCCGAGGGCGACTGCGGCGTCGTCGATATCGCGGGATAAACGGTGGCGCATGACCGCATTGATTGAGACGCTACGGTACGAAGGCTCGCTTGCGGCACCGCTCGCCGATGGCGCGGTCTGGAGCCTGATCCGGGC from Ensifer adhaerens includes the following:
- a CDS encoding WD40 repeat domain-containing protein, with protein sequence MPTVAPLDLEGHVVGVAFLKGVPFFAEAIGAIHRLDLGHKTTEVHEGLLSLVVDEANDTLLTGGEDGKVMRTAADGTTALVAEAPRKWIAQVAAGPQGAVGYAYGKTTHVKLADGTTKEFAEQRTVEGLAFAPKGLRVAAARYNGVSLHWVGTSGQPIDLEWKGAHTGVTFSPDGRFLVTTMQENALHGWKLDAKPGAEARHMRMTGYPAKVKSFSWSAKGKWLASSGAPAAIVWPFQGKDGPMGKAPLELGTRADIMVTSVCCHPAEDIVAIGYQDGMILGARFADSKEVLLRRPGKGAITAMAWNKDGRQLAFGSAEGDCGVVDIAG
- a CDS encoding CobW family GTP-binding protein; this translates as MTETSPQKPIPVTVLTGYLGAGKTTLLNRILSENHGRKYAVIVNEFGEIGIDNDLIVESDEEIYEMNNGCVCCTVRGDLIRVVEGLMRRPGRFDAIIVETTGLADPVPVAQTFFMDDDVRAKTELDAVVALVDAKHLPLRLKDSREAEDQIAFADVVLLNKTDLVTPEELERIEATVRVINPSARIYRTQRSEIDLAKVLDQGAFNLEKALENDPHFLDQDDHEHDHTCGPDCGHDHHHHHHDHDHDHDHHHHHDAPSPIHDVTVQSISLRGGEMNPDRFFPWIQKITQTDGPNILRLKGIIAFAGDAERYVVQGVHMIIEGDHQRAWKEGEKRESRLVFIGRDLDREKLERTFKACEAQPN